In Candidatus Methanoperedens sp., the DNA window AGGGGGCATGCCAATGTATTAAGGAAGCTCAGGGAGATAATCAATTCATCAAATCATGAGATTTTTTGTCTTCTGATAAACTCTGAAGATGACGATCTAATACAGGTAAGCACAATGATTCAAGAGGCAAAAGAAAGGGGATGCAGAGTGCTTGCTTACTACAAAAAATCTCCAGAAAAGGAAATTAACCCATCAGTAAAGAACCTGATGATAGTATGGGAATCTTCACACAAAATTACCGGAAGAGGGATTTTCCTTTTCGTAGATTCCAAAATCATATTCCTGAGCTCACTTGACGAGAAGTCAGTAGCCCTGTGGTCGAACGATTTGAGTTTAGCCGAAGTGGTCAGGAATATTGCCTCAATTGAAAAACTGGGAAAATATTCTTCCTGCTTATGTGCATCACCAGGCAAATTTAGCAGCAGCGTTTGAACCGGTAAATCAATCAGCTAAAAAGAATTTACCATAACTGCTTTAACTTGACTTCTCAAGAAATCCTCTCGCTTCGAGCTTATCTAAAGCTAGGGAGTGTAACCGATTTTGTTGAAACTTCTATTAACTTGAAAGAAAGTAATAGGAGTCGAGCAAAATGGCAAAATTGTTTACAAGAGAACAAGCGAGAG includes these proteins:
- a CDS encoding TrmB family transcriptional regulator — translated: MKVIEALEKLGLTEYESRAYTKLVEHGHLSAKEASKLTEIPYSKIYTTLISLVDKGWVSVKEGRPKKYRPIDPSFASELALKNQTQAIADASKTIGDTLQSLYSEDTVAGKSEIWSIRGHANVLRKLREIINSSNHEIFCLLINSEDDDLIQVSTMIQEAKERGCRVLAYYKKSPEKEINPSVKNLMIVWESSHKITGRGIFLFVDSKIIFLSSLDEKSVALWSNDLSLAEVVRNIASIEKLGKYSSCLCASPGKFSSSV